A region from the Pararge aegeria chromosome Z, ilParAegt1.1, whole genome shotgun sequence genome encodes:
- the LOC120636044 gene encoding amyloid beta A4 precursor protein-binding family B member 1-interacting protein isoform X1, with protein MMDVQLSEQTKWHRGGFLSTLNRSFRLATKSKSVETSPVENKTIEKSLDMSTTGLNTTTETPTALRPLEIVAPRIDTYRFSMANLEETQDADLDAILGELCALDSEYDEEISRVSADYSTQSKERGDGESSQRQERKECGDGNSSVARTDSPDNDSAFSDTVSMLSSESSASSSASSKCKVMKLSLLPNQKDAVFQQKADKIKLALERMREANIKKLFIKAFSTDGSSKSLLVDEKMTCGYVARLLADKNHVTMEPKWAIVEHLPDLHMDRVYEDHEMLVDNLMLWTRESKNRILFAERPDKISLFQNPEKFLLTEDDRGWSSEHDEHSRQVIIEEFFGHSGASSVVPSVSGNPVPPMEGPLYLKSDAKKGWKKYYFVLRPSGLYYLPKDKVKTLKELVCLATFDTNEVYLGVNWKKKYKSPTDYCFAIKHPRLQQPKSVKFIKFLCADDQRTLERWITAMRIAKHGRQLLENYRSLVEELTQEDLDHLAHARSCSITSIPTKTNGTAPVGVNIPPQSTSSNVSAANSDISSGRHSRASSSSSSGCLSDGGTASESAFDCEFPMGTIKRKPSMKPNIPLTWMTRQLKEMVENEGDTDPGDSGTLTRRPRPRDDSTLKRHHSTATETSDSQIYSTGSITSSTPSRTEQTSPSYGIYETIARDPYRASVDTASSLYGYTIYDKAQPVQEVAVEDLPLPPPPTDDVPDGMFSSTLSLDSLPPPPPPLDPIEDICGSQLSLPPPPPEHTIEAHSGRVQDIVSQLTAQQIEQTARAGQKNSILISDPSRLFPRQPSLDSVNSDNSKTSSLHSDKSIYGQQNVAYGACLVELQTKKLSNGSPSIQKKLTEPAKERSSSMKKVNFADDLPTCSDKKNKKITFNLTDAPPSPRKPPPPKRNESTRLSSPKKLAESNSNPPKEFLKDLQRVMRKKWQVAQKCKLEPATTPHEVLGFREYPLSDDYKETSVSMWVHEHYGSGTEVEDPFYENVFGREAPPRREEPKPIKKRPPPAPPRRSDSTHLTTHPGLPGPSHSSLPAHTSAVQPTA; from the exons GGTCTAAACACGACGACTGAGACTCCAACTGCATTACGGCCATTAGAAATCGTAGCTCCTAGGATAGACACGTACAGATTTTCAATGGCTAATTTGGAGGAGACGCAGGATGCTGATCTGGACGCAATACTCGGAGAGCTGTGCGCACTCGATTCCGAATATGACGAGGAAATATCCAGAGTATCTGCAG ATTATTCTACACAATCCAAAGAAAGAGGAGACGGCGAAAGTTCACAGCGTCAGGAACGCAAGGAGTGTGGTGACGGGAACTCGAGTGTTGCGCGCACGGACTCCCCAGACAATGACTCCGCTTTTAGTGATACT GTGTCGATGCTATCTAGCGAGTCTTCTGCATCAAGTAGTGCGAGCTCTAAGTGTAAAGTAATGAAATTAAGTTTACTTCCGAACCAGAAG GATGCCGTTTTTCAACAGAAAGCGgacaaaattaaattagcaTTGGAACGAATGAGGGAGGCCAATATAAAGAAGCTGTTCATAAAAGCGTTTTCCACGGATGGATCCTCAAAGAGCTTGTTGGTTGATGAAAAAATGACATGTGGCTACGTTGCAAGGTTGCTCGCAGATAAAAACCATGTCACAATGGAACCAAAGTGGGCGATAGTGGAGCACCTGCCGGATTTGCATAtgg atCGAGTGTACGAAGATCACGAGATGCTGGTCGATAATCTAATGCTGTGGACGCGGGAATCTAAGAACAGGATCCTATTCGCTGAAAGACCagataaaatatcacttttccAGAACCCCGAAAAGTTCCTGCTTACAGAAGATGACAGGg gttgGTCCAGTGAACACGATGAACATTCACGTCAAGTTATAATAGAAGAATTCTTCGGCCACAGCGGTGCTTCATCCGTGGTGCCTTCTGTATCTGGAAATCCCGTGCCACCAATGGAAGGCCCACTTTATCTAAAAAGCGACGCCAAAAAGGGATGGAAAAAGTACTATTTCGTCCTCCGCCCATCTG GACTGTACTATTTACCGAAAGATAAAGTGAAGACGTTGAAGGAGCTAGTGTGCTTGGCAACTTTCGACACCAACGAAGTGTATTTAGGAGTGAATTGGAAGAAGAAGTATAAATCGCCAACAGATTACTGTTTCGCAATCAAGCATCCGAGACTGCAACAACCAAAGAGCGTTAAATTCATAAAGTTCCTGTGCGCCGACGACCAAAGGACGTTGGAAAGATGGATAACTGCCATGCGAATAGCTAAG CATGGTAGACAGTTGCTGGAAAACTACCGATCACTCGTCGAAGAGTTGACTCAGGAAGACTTGGACCACCTGGCCCATGCACGATCCTGTTCC ATAACATCGATCCCTACAAAAACTAATGGCACCGCGCCAGTAGGGGTCAACATACCCCCGCAGTCTACGTCCAGCAATGTCAGTGCTGCTAACTCGGACATAAGCAGCGGAAG ACATTCACGGGCCTCGTCGTCGAGTTCAAGCGGTTGTCTCTCCGATGGCGGAACTGCGTCCGAAAGTGCTTTCGATTGCGAGTTCCCTATGG GAACAATTAAACGAAAAccatctatgaaaccaaacatCCCTCTGACATGGATGACACGGCAGCTAAAAGAAATGGTTGAAAATGAGGGTGACACGGATCCCGGCGACTCCGGGACGCTCACGCGGCGGCCACGACCACGAGACGATTCAACTCTCAAACGTCACCACTCGACAGCTACAG aaacGTCAGACTCGCAAATATACAGCACTGGAAGCATCACTTCCAGCACCCCGAGTCGTACTGAACAGACCTCTCCATCATATGGCATTTACGAAACTATCGCGCGAGACCCCTACAGGGCTAGCGTCGACACCGCCTCATCTCTCTACGGGTACACTATTTACGACAAGGCGCAACCAGTGCAAGAAGTCGCTGTCGAGGATCTTCCACTGCCACCCCCACCAACTGATGACGTTCCTGATGGAATGTTCAGCTCAACGCTCAGTCTTGACTCTTTACCACCTCCCCCACCGCCTCTCGATCCTATCGAAGACATTTGCGGATCGCAACTCAGTCTTCCACCGCCTCCACCAGAACACACAATAGAAGCCCACTCAGGGCGTGTGCAAGACATCGTCAGTCAATTAACAGCTCAACAAATAGAACAAACTGCACGAGCTGGTCAGAAAAATAGTATTCTGATTTCTGACCCGAGCCGCTTATTCCCACGACAACCATCCCTAGACAGCGTCAACTCCGATAATTCCAAAACATCTTCTCTGCACTCCGATAAGAGCATTTATGGGCAACAGAATGTTGCTTACGGCGCTTGCCTCGTTGAATTGCAGACCAAGAAACTCAGTAATGGAAGCCCGTCCATACAAAAGAAATTGACTGAACCGGCGAAGGAACGATCCAGCTCCATGAAGAAAGTTAACTTTGCAGATGATCTCCCAACTTGTTCAGAtaagaaaaacaagaaaataaccTTCAATTTAACAGACGCTCCACCTTCACCACGGAAACCACCACCACCAAAGCGCAATGAAAGCACTCGCCTGTCATCCCCGAAAAAACTGGCAGAATCAAACAGCAACCCACCCAAAGAGTTTCTTAAGGATCTGCAAAGAGTGATGCGGAAAAAGTGGCAGGTCGCTCAGAAATGCAAACTGGAACCTGCAACAACACCGCACGAGGTGCTGGGTTTTAGAGAATATCCATTATCAGATGATTATAAGGAAACAAGTGTGTCCATGTGGGTACACGAGCATTATGGGAGCGGAACCGAAGTTGAAGACCCATTTTACGAAAACGTTTTCGGGAGGGAGGCGCCACCTCGGCGTGAGGAGCCAAAACCTATAAAGAAACGCCCACCACCAGCGCCGCCTCGCCGTAGCGACTCTACTCACTTGACTACACACCCTGGACTACCTGGACCTTCGCATTCCTCGTTGCCTGCACACACTTCCGCGGTGCAACCGACCGCTTGA
- the LOC120636044 gene encoding amyloid beta A4 precursor protein-binding family B member 1-interacting protein isoform X2 has translation MMDVQLSEQTKWHRGGFLSTLNRSFRLATKSKSVETSPVENKTIEKSLDMSTTGLNTTTETPTALRPLEIVAPRIDTYRFSMANLEETQDADLDAILGELCALDSEYDEEISRVSADYSTQSKERGDGESSQRQERKECGDGNSSVARTDSPDNDSAFSDTVSMLSSESSASSSASSKCKVMKLSLLPNQKKADKIKLALERMREANIKKLFIKAFSTDGSSKSLLVDEKMTCGYVARLLADKNHVTMEPKWAIVEHLPDLHMDRVYEDHEMLVDNLMLWTRESKNRILFAERPDKISLFQNPEKFLLTEDDRGWSSEHDEHSRQVIIEEFFGHSGASSVVPSVSGNPVPPMEGPLYLKSDAKKGWKKYYFVLRPSGLYYLPKDKVKTLKELVCLATFDTNEVYLGVNWKKKYKSPTDYCFAIKHPRLQQPKSVKFIKFLCADDQRTLERWITAMRIAKHGRQLLENYRSLVEELTQEDLDHLAHARSCSITSIPTKTNGTAPVGVNIPPQSTSSNVSAANSDISSGRHSRASSSSSSGCLSDGGTASESAFDCEFPMGTIKRKPSMKPNIPLTWMTRQLKEMVENEGDTDPGDSGTLTRRPRPRDDSTLKRHHSTATETSDSQIYSTGSITSSTPSRTEQTSPSYGIYETIARDPYRASVDTASSLYGYTIYDKAQPVQEVAVEDLPLPPPPTDDVPDGMFSSTLSLDSLPPPPPPLDPIEDICGSQLSLPPPPPEHTIEAHSGRVQDIVSQLTAQQIEQTARAGQKNSILISDPSRLFPRQPSLDSVNSDNSKTSSLHSDKSIYGQQNVAYGACLVELQTKKLSNGSPSIQKKLTEPAKERSSSMKKVNFADDLPTCSDKKNKKITFNLTDAPPSPRKPPPPKRNESTRLSSPKKLAESNSNPPKEFLKDLQRVMRKKWQVAQKCKLEPATTPHEVLGFREYPLSDDYKETSVSMWVHEHYGSGTEVEDPFYENVFGREAPPRREEPKPIKKRPPPAPPRRSDSTHLTTHPGLPGPSHSSLPAHTSAVQPTA, from the exons GGTCTAAACACGACGACTGAGACTCCAACTGCATTACGGCCATTAGAAATCGTAGCTCCTAGGATAGACACGTACAGATTTTCAATGGCTAATTTGGAGGAGACGCAGGATGCTGATCTGGACGCAATACTCGGAGAGCTGTGCGCACTCGATTCCGAATATGACGAGGAAATATCCAGAGTATCTGCAG ATTATTCTACACAATCCAAAGAAAGAGGAGACGGCGAAAGTTCACAGCGTCAGGAACGCAAGGAGTGTGGTGACGGGAACTCGAGTGTTGCGCGCACGGACTCCCCAGACAATGACTCCGCTTTTAGTGATACT GTGTCGATGCTATCTAGCGAGTCTTCTGCATCAAGTAGTGCGAGCTCTAAGTGTAAAGTAATGAAATTAAGTTTACTTCCGAACCAGAAG AAAGCGgacaaaattaaattagcaTTGGAACGAATGAGGGAGGCCAATATAAAGAAGCTGTTCATAAAAGCGTTTTCCACGGATGGATCCTCAAAGAGCTTGTTGGTTGATGAAAAAATGACATGTGGCTACGTTGCAAGGTTGCTCGCAGATAAAAACCATGTCACAATGGAACCAAAGTGGGCGATAGTGGAGCACCTGCCGGATTTGCATAtgg atCGAGTGTACGAAGATCACGAGATGCTGGTCGATAATCTAATGCTGTGGACGCGGGAATCTAAGAACAGGATCCTATTCGCTGAAAGACCagataaaatatcacttttccAGAACCCCGAAAAGTTCCTGCTTACAGAAGATGACAGGg gttgGTCCAGTGAACACGATGAACATTCACGTCAAGTTATAATAGAAGAATTCTTCGGCCACAGCGGTGCTTCATCCGTGGTGCCTTCTGTATCTGGAAATCCCGTGCCACCAATGGAAGGCCCACTTTATCTAAAAAGCGACGCCAAAAAGGGATGGAAAAAGTACTATTTCGTCCTCCGCCCATCTG GACTGTACTATTTACCGAAAGATAAAGTGAAGACGTTGAAGGAGCTAGTGTGCTTGGCAACTTTCGACACCAACGAAGTGTATTTAGGAGTGAATTGGAAGAAGAAGTATAAATCGCCAACAGATTACTGTTTCGCAATCAAGCATCCGAGACTGCAACAACCAAAGAGCGTTAAATTCATAAAGTTCCTGTGCGCCGACGACCAAAGGACGTTGGAAAGATGGATAACTGCCATGCGAATAGCTAAG CATGGTAGACAGTTGCTGGAAAACTACCGATCACTCGTCGAAGAGTTGACTCAGGAAGACTTGGACCACCTGGCCCATGCACGATCCTGTTCC ATAACATCGATCCCTACAAAAACTAATGGCACCGCGCCAGTAGGGGTCAACATACCCCCGCAGTCTACGTCCAGCAATGTCAGTGCTGCTAACTCGGACATAAGCAGCGGAAG ACATTCACGGGCCTCGTCGTCGAGTTCAAGCGGTTGTCTCTCCGATGGCGGAACTGCGTCCGAAAGTGCTTTCGATTGCGAGTTCCCTATGG GAACAATTAAACGAAAAccatctatgaaaccaaacatCCCTCTGACATGGATGACACGGCAGCTAAAAGAAATGGTTGAAAATGAGGGTGACACGGATCCCGGCGACTCCGGGACGCTCACGCGGCGGCCACGACCACGAGACGATTCAACTCTCAAACGTCACCACTCGACAGCTACAG aaacGTCAGACTCGCAAATATACAGCACTGGAAGCATCACTTCCAGCACCCCGAGTCGTACTGAACAGACCTCTCCATCATATGGCATTTACGAAACTATCGCGCGAGACCCCTACAGGGCTAGCGTCGACACCGCCTCATCTCTCTACGGGTACACTATTTACGACAAGGCGCAACCAGTGCAAGAAGTCGCTGTCGAGGATCTTCCACTGCCACCCCCACCAACTGATGACGTTCCTGATGGAATGTTCAGCTCAACGCTCAGTCTTGACTCTTTACCACCTCCCCCACCGCCTCTCGATCCTATCGAAGACATTTGCGGATCGCAACTCAGTCTTCCACCGCCTCCACCAGAACACACAATAGAAGCCCACTCAGGGCGTGTGCAAGACATCGTCAGTCAATTAACAGCTCAACAAATAGAACAAACTGCACGAGCTGGTCAGAAAAATAGTATTCTGATTTCTGACCCGAGCCGCTTATTCCCACGACAACCATCCCTAGACAGCGTCAACTCCGATAATTCCAAAACATCTTCTCTGCACTCCGATAAGAGCATTTATGGGCAACAGAATGTTGCTTACGGCGCTTGCCTCGTTGAATTGCAGACCAAGAAACTCAGTAATGGAAGCCCGTCCATACAAAAGAAATTGACTGAACCGGCGAAGGAACGATCCAGCTCCATGAAGAAAGTTAACTTTGCAGATGATCTCCCAACTTGTTCAGAtaagaaaaacaagaaaataaccTTCAATTTAACAGACGCTCCACCTTCACCACGGAAACCACCACCACCAAAGCGCAATGAAAGCACTCGCCTGTCATCCCCGAAAAAACTGGCAGAATCAAACAGCAACCCACCCAAAGAGTTTCTTAAGGATCTGCAAAGAGTGATGCGGAAAAAGTGGCAGGTCGCTCAGAAATGCAAACTGGAACCTGCAACAACACCGCACGAGGTGCTGGGTTTTAGAGAATATCCATTATCAGATGATTATAAGGAAACAAGTGTGTCCATGTGGGTACACGAGCATTATGGGAGCGGAACCGAAGTTGAAGACCCATTTTACGAAAACGTTTTCGGGAGGGAGGCGCCACCTCGGCGTGAGGAGCCAAAACCTATAAAGAAACGCCCACCACCAGCGCCGCCTCGCCGTAGCGACTCTACTCACTTGACTACACACCCTGGACTACCTGGACCTTCGCATTCCTCGTTGCCTGCACACACTTCCGCGGTGCAACCGACCGCTTGA
- the LOC120636044 gene encoding amyloid beta A4 precursor protein-binding family B member 1-interacting protein isoform X4 produces MALVEDSGAGAAGEDPEALLNEWLGELTVLTAGLNTTTETPTALRPLEIVAPRIDTYRFSMANLEETQDADLDAILGELCALDSEYDEEISRVSADYSTQSKERGDGESSQRQERKECGDGNSSVARTDSPDNDSAFSDTVSMLSSESSASSSASSKCKVMKLSLLPNQKKADKIKLALERMREANIKKLFIKAFSTDGSSKSLLVDEKMTCGYVARLLADKNHVTMEPKWAIVEHLPDLHMDRVYEDHEMLVDNLMLWTRESKNRILFAERPDKISLFQNPEKFLLTEDDRGWSSEHDEHSRQVIIEEFFGHSGASSVVPSVSGNPVPPMEGPLYLKSDAKKGWKKYYFVLRPSGLYYLPKDKVKTLKELVCLATFDTNEVYLGVNWKKKYKSPTDYCFAIKHPRLQQPKSVKFIKFLCADDQRTLERWITAMRIAKHGRQLLENYRSLVEELTQEDLDHLAHARSCSITSIPTKTNGTAPVGVNIPPQSTSSNVSAANSDISSGRHSRASSSSSSGCLSDGGTASESAFDCEFPMGTIKRKPSMKPNIPLTWMTRQLKEMVENEGDTDPGDSGTLTRRPRPRDDSTLKRHHSTATETSDSQIYSTGSITSSTPSRTEQTSPSYGIYETIARDPYRASVDTASSLYGYTIYDKAQPVQEVAVEDLPLPPPPTDDVPDGMFSSTLSLDSLPPPPPPLDPIEDICGSQLSLPPPPPEHTIEAHSGRVQDIVSQLTAQQIEQTARAGQKNSILISDPSRLFPRQPSLDSVNSDNSKTSSLHSDKSIYGQQNVAYGACLVELQTKKLSNGSPSIQKKLTEPAKERSSSMKKVNFADDLPTCSDKKNKKITFNLTDAPPSPRKPPPPKRNESTRLSSPKKLAESNSNPPKEFLKDLQRVMRKKWQVAQKCKLEPATTPHEVLGFREYPLSDDYKETSVSMWVHEHYGSGTEVEDPFYENVFGREAPPRREEPKPIKKRPPPAPPRRSDSTHLTTHPGLPGPSHSSLPAHTSAVQPTA; encoded by the exons GGTCTAAACACGACGACTGAGACTCCAACTGCATTACGGCCATTAGAAATCGTAGCTCCTAGGATAGACACGTACAGATTTTCAATGGCTAATTTGGAGGAGACGCAGGATGCTGATCTGGACGCAATACTCGGAGAGCTGTGCGCACTCGATTCCGAATATGACGAGGAAATATCCAGAGTATCTGCAG ATTATTCTACACAATCCAAAGAAAGAGGAGACGGCGAAAGTTCACAGCGTCAGGAACGCAAGGAGTGTGGTGACGGGAACTCGAGTGTTGCGCGCACGGACTCCCCAGACAATGACTCCGCTTTTAGTGATACT GTGTCGATGCTATCTAGCGAGTCTTCTGCATCAAGTAGTGCGAGCTCTAAGTGTAAAGTAATGAAATTAAGTTTACTTCCGAACCAGAAG AAAGCGgacaaaattaaattagcaTTGGAACGAATGAGGGAGGCCAATATAAAGAAGCTGTTCATAAAAGCGTTTTCCACGGATGGATCCTCAAAGAGCTTGTTGGTTGATGAAAAAATGACATGTGGCTACGTTGCAAGGTTGCTCGCAGATAAAAACCATGTCACAATGGAACCAAAGTGGGCGATAGTGGAGCACCTGCCGGATTTGCATAtgg atCGAGTGTACGAAGATCACGAGATGCTGGTCGATAATCTAATGCTGTGGACGCGGGAATCTAAGAACAGGATCCTATTCGCTGAAAGACCagataaaatatcacttttccAGAACCCCGAAAAGTTCCTGCTTACAGAAGATGACAGGg gttgGTCCAGTGAACACGATGAACATTCACGTCAAGTTATAATAGAAGAATTCTTCGGCCACAGCGGTGCTTCATCCGTGGTGCCTTCTGTATCTGGAAATCCCGTGCCACCAATGGAAGGCCCACTTTATCTAAAAAGCGACGCCAAAAAGGGATGGAAAAAGTACTATTTCGTCCTCCGCCCATCTG GACTGTACTATTTACCGAAAGATAAAGTGAAGACGTTGAAGGAGCTAGTGTGCTTGGCAACTTTCGACACCAACGAAGTGTATTTAGGAGTGAATTGGAAGAAGAAGTATAAATCGCCAACAGATTACTGTTTCGCAATCAAGCATCCGAGACTGCAACAACCAAAGAGCGTTAAATTCATAAAGTTCCTGTGCGCCGACGACCAAAGGACGTTGGAAAGATGGATAACTGCCATGCGAATAGCTAAG CATGGTAGACAGTTGCTGGAAAACTACCGATCACTCGTCGAAGAGTTGACTCAGGAAGACTTGGACCACCTGGCCCATGCACGATCCTGTTCC ATAACATCGATCCCTACAAAAACTAATGGCACCGCGCCAGTAGGGGTCAACATACCCCCGCAGTCTACGTCCAGCAATGTCAGTGCTGCTAACTCGGACATAAGCAGCGGAAG ACATTCACGGGCCTCGTCGTCGAGTTCAAGCGGTTGTCTCTCCGATGGCGGAACTGCGTCCGAAAGTGCTTTCGATTGCGAGTTCCCTATGG GAACAATTAAACGAAAAccatctatgaaaccaaacatCCCTCTGACATGGATGACACGGCAGCTAAAAGAAATGGTTGAAAATGAGGGTGACACGGATCCCGGCGACTCCGGGACGCTCACGCGGCGGCCACGACCACGAGACGATTCAACTCTCAAACGTCACCACTCGACAGCTACAG aaacGTCAGACTCGCAAATATACAGCACTGGAAGCATCACTTCCAGCACCCCGAGTCGTACTGAACAGACCTCTCCATCATATGGCATTTACGAAACTATCGCGCGAGACCCCTACAGGGCTAGCGTCGACACCGCCTCATCTCTCTACGGGTACACTATTTACGACAAGGCGCAACCAGTGCAAGAAGTCGCTGTCGAGGATCTTCCACTGCCACCCCCACCAACTGATGACGTTCCTGATGGAATGTTCAGCTCAACGCTCAGTCTTGACTCTTTACCACCTCCCCCACCGCCTCTCGATCCTATCGAAGACATTTGCGGATCGCAACTCAGTCTTCCACCGCCTCCACCAGAACACACAATAGAAGCCCACTCAGGGCGTGTGCAAGACATCGTCAGTCAATTAACAGCTCAACAAATAGAACAAACTGCACGAGCTGGTCAGAAAAATAGTATTCTGATTTCTGACCCGAGCCGCTTATTCCCACGACAACCATCCCTAGACAGCGTCAACTCCGATAATTCCAAAACATCTTCTCTGCACTCCGATAAGAGCATTTATGGGCAACAGAATGTTGCTTACGGCGCTTGCCTCGTTGAATTGCAGACCAAGAAACTCAGTAATGGAAGCCCGTCCATACAAAAGAAATTGACTGAACCGGCGAAGGAACGATCCAGCTCCATGAAGAAAGTTAACTTTGCAGATGATCTCCCAACTTGTTCAGAtaagaaaaacaagaaaataaccTTCAATTTAACAGACGCTCCACCTTCACCACGGAAACCACCACCACCAAAGCGCAATGAAAGCACTCGCCTGTCATCCCCGAAAAAACTGGCAGAATCAAACAGCAACCCACCCAAAGAGTTTCTTAAGGATCTGCAAAGAGTGATGCGGAAAAAGTGGCAGGTCGCTCAGAAATGCAAACTGGAACCTGCAACAACACCGCACGAGGTGCTGGGTTTTAGAGAATATCCATTATCAGATGATTATAAGGAAACAAGTGTGTCCATGTGGGTACACGAGCATTATGGGAGCGGAACCGAAGTTGAAGACCCATTTTACGAAAACGTTTTCGGGAGGGAGGCGCCACCTCGGCGTGAGGAGCCAAAACCTATAAAGAAACGCCCACCACCAGCGCCGCCTCGCCGTAGCGACTCTACTCACTTGACTACACACCCTGGACTACCTGGACCTTCGCATTCCTCGTTGCCTGCACACACTTCCGCGGTGCAACCGACCGCTTGA